In one Pseudomonas tensinigenes genomic region, the following are encoded:
- the mraY gene encoding phospho-N-acetylmuramoyl-pentapeptide-transferase — translation MLLLLAEYLQQFYKGFAVFQYLTLRGILGVLTALVLSLCYGPWMIRTLQNRQIGQSVRNDGPQSHLSKSGTPTMGGALILSSIGVSTLLWADLSNRYVWTVLLVTLLFGAIGWVDDYRKVIEKNSRGLPSRWKYFWQSVFGLGAAIFLYMTASTPVETTLILPMLKDYSIPLGLGFIVLTYFVIVGSSNAVNLTDGLDGLAIMPTVMVGGGLGIFCYLSGNVKFAEYLLIPYVPGAGELIVFCGALIGAGLGFLWFNTYPAQVFMGDVGALALGAALGTIAVIVRQEIVLFIMGGVFVMETLSVVIQVASFKLTGRRVFRMAPIHHHFELKGWPEPRVIVRFWIITVILVLIGLATLKLR, via the coding sequence ATGCTGCTGCTGCTAGCGGAGTATCTGCAACAGTTCTACAAAGGCTTCGCGGTCTTTCAGTACCTGACCCTGCGCGGGATTCTCGGTGTACTGACCGCGCTGGTTTTGTCGCTGTGCTATGGCCCGTGGATGATCCGCACTTTGCAGAACCGTCAGATCGGTCAATCCGTGCGTAACGACGGTCCGCAATCGCACCTGTCCAAGTCGGGCACCCCGACCATGGGCGGCGCGCTGATTCTGTCTTCGATCGGCGTCAGCACTCTGCTTTGGGCTGACCTGAGCAACCGCTACGTCTGGACTGTTCTGTTGGTGACGCTGTTGTTCGGCGCCATCGGCTGGGTCGACGATTACCGCAAAGTCATCGAGAAGAACTCCCGTGGCTTGCCGAGCCGCTGGAAGTATTTCTGGCAGTCGGTGTTCGGCCTCGGCGCGGCGATCTTCCTTTATATGACCGCTTCCACCCCGGTGGAAACCACGCTGATCCTGCCGATGCTCAAGGACTACAGCATTCCGCTGGGCCTCGGTTTCATCGTGCTGACCTACTTCGTGATCGTCGGTTCGAGCAACGCGGTCAACTTGACTGACGGCCTCGACGGTCTGGCGATCATGCCGACCGTGATGGTTGGTGGTGGCCTCGGCATTTTCTGCTACCTGTCGGGTAACGTGAAATTCGCCGAATACCTGCTGATTCCTTATGTGCCGGGGGCGGGCGAACTGATCGTGTTCTGCGGCGCGCTGATCGGTGCCGGTCTCGGCTTCCTCTGGTTCAACACCTATCCGGCGCAAGTGTTCATGGGTGACGTCGGTGCCCTGGCACTCGGCGCGGCACTGGGCACCATCGCGGTGATCGTCCGTCAGGAAATCGTCCTGTTCATCATGGGCGGCGTGTTCGTGATGGAAACCCTGTCAGTCGTCATTCAGGTTGCGTCCTTTAAGCTGACCGGTCGCCGTGTGTTCCGCATGGCACCGATACACCACCATTTTGAACTCAAGGGCTGGCCCGAGCCGCGCGTGATCGTCCGTTTCTGGATCATCACCGTGATTCTCGTGTTGATCGGCCTTGCCACCCTGAAGCTGAGGTAG